From a single Vicugna pacos chromosome 4, VicPac4, whole genome shotgun sequence genomic region:
- the NOL8 gene encoding nucleolar protein 8 isoform X2 has protein sequence MKANKEIKRLFVGGLGQSISEADLQNQFSRFGEVSDVEIITRKDDKGNPQKVFAYINIKVAEADLKKCMSVLNKTKWKGGTLQIQLAKESFLHRLAQEREEAKAKKEKSTTGSTSLLEKMGVVDFHVKAVPGTEVPGHKNWVVSKFGRVLPVLHLKNQQKRKIIKYDPSKYCHNLKKVGEDFTNAIPISNLTWELEGGNDPMSKKRRGEFSDFHSPPKKTAKVQKNEGPTAPLATRPKPSGVTESPHLPKQRAAQKTPRDPIALKLPRVPDSRSPKLKNVFFQTSSLETAKNRNSMSDDDIDSEDELRLMIAREENLEKTAWSSVNESENDPFEVVRDDFKSDFHRFHTARGVGIKNKVSCLDSEDNVGNDCDSDSGDTDEIIAMKKNANEVRNSIDLSQMEKSVHKETSLKNRKICDLSENCVKVQKGKNEVEIAVSHRVKSPSCKSLADSRSSGDADSVSESIQSEGDTEYNTMMKNCLRVNLTLADLEQLAGSNQEAPKEDTESSGQEAPAKCDKASNSHRTPGGHRKGRQCIHPEEIVASLLEGKEDTHGKQKPKENNLKPKFQAFKGVGCLYGKESVKQSSKEDVAYNNVNNDHNSLKLEDPRSMSMEKCSPFANGSSSELTHFQHGKKANNSKQIQPRKRQSTFESQGHRVVSPSSSEEGSRNSSLLLQKGKKSLSLAAKTPRRSSDEGCCHRTGKSGEDSEKRPDLSIPKAPEKSAGVSSRRDTRGSKTDFPLSVTSSSDVSAKDKHAEDNQKRLAALEARQKAKEVQKKLVHNALANLDGHPEDKPTHIIFGSNSESEAEETSTQEHSHAGEEAVKESMGRASGKLFDSSDDEESVSEDDSNRFRIKPQFEGKAGQKLMDLQSHFGTDDRFRMDSRFLESDSEEEQEGISYVTIQRGMTMPLMKEREMINRKKVKQSERRKGRKLRSYLRCLKKCTITLLRI, from the exons ATGAAAgccaacaaagaaataaagcgCCTTTTTGTGGGTGGCCTTGGCCAAAGCATTTCTGAGGCAGACCTACAAAATCAATTCAGCAGATTTGGAGAAGTTTCTGATGTGGAGATCATCACTAGGAAAGATGACAAAG gaaacCCACAGAAAGTCTTTGCATATATCAACATCAAAGTAGCAGAAGCAGACCTGAAAAAAT GTATGtctgttttaaataaaacaaaatggaaaggtgGAACGTTACAAATTCAGCTAGCAAAGGAAAGTTTTTTGCACAG ATTGGCCCAAGAGAGAGAAGaagcaaaagcaaagaaagaaaagtcaacgACAGGCAGCACCAGCTTGTTAGAAAAGATGGGAGTGGTGGATTTCCACGTGAAAGCCGTGCCAGGGACAGAGGTGCCAGGGCACAAA aattggGTTGTGAGTAAATTTGGAAGAGTCTTACCTGTCCTTCACCTAAAGAATCAACAGAAGCGTAAAAT CATAAAGTATGATCCATCAAAGTACTGCCACAACTTAAAGAAGGTAGGGGAGGATTTCACCAATGCCATCCCTATATCCAACCTCACTTGGGAATTGGAAGGAGGGAATGATCCTATGAGTAAGAAACGGCGAGGAGAATTCTCTGACTTCCACAGCCCTCCCAAGAAGACAGCAAAAGTGCAGAAGAATGAGGGCCCCACTGCACCTCTGGCTACGAGACCAAAACCCAGTGGGGTAACGGAGAGTCCGCACTTACCAAAGCAGCGGGCTGCACAGAAAACACCTCGTGATCCCATCGCTCTTAAATTACCCCGTGTACCTGATTCTCGTAGTCCAAaacttaaaaatgtattctttcagaCTTCCAGCTTGGAAACTGCCAAGAACAGAAATAGCATGTCTGATGATGATATTGATTCTGAAGATGAATTAAGACTAATGATCGCAAGAGAGGAAAACTTAGAGAAAACTGCATGGTCCTCGGTAAATGAATCTGAAAATGATCCCTTTGAAGTTGTAAGGGATGATTTTAAATCAGACTTTCACAGATTTCATACTGCAAGAGGTGTAGGTATCAAAAATAAGGTCTCTTGCCTTGATAGTGAAGATAATGTGGGAAATGATTGTGACTCTGATTCAGGAGATACAGATGAAATCATcgcaatgaaaaaaaatgctaatgAGGTCAGAAACAGTATAGACTTGTCACAAATGGAAAAGTCTGTACACAAGGAAACTtccttgaaaaatagaaaaatatgtgaTCTTTCTGAGAATTGTGTTAaagtacaaaaaggaaaaaatgaggtAGAGATAGCCGTCAGTCACAGAGTTAAGTCTCCTAGTTGTAAATCTCTGGCTGACTCCAGGAGCAGTGGAGATGCTGATTCTGTATCAGAATCAATTCAGTCTGAAGGAGATACGGAATATAACACCATGATGAAAAACTGTCTCCGTGTGAATCTCACCTTAGCTGATTTGGAACAGTTGGCTGGCAGTAACCAGGAGGCTCCAAAGGAAGATACTGAGAGCAGTGGTCAGGAAGCCCCTGCCAAGTGTGACAAGGCCTCCAACAGCCACAGGACTCCAGGTGGCCACCGCAAAGGCCGACAGTGTATTCATCCTGAGGAGATTGTGGCTTCCCTTTTAGAAGGAAAAGAGGACACTCACggaaaacagaaaccaaaggAAAACAATTTAAAGCCAAAATTCCAGGCTTTCAAGGGAGTGGGCTGTCTCTATGGAAAGGAATCGGTAAAACAATCCTCAAAAGAGGATGTTGcctataacaatgttaataacgACCATAATTCCTTGAAACTTGAGGATCCCAGGAGCATGTCCATGGAAAAATGTTCCCCATTTGCTAATGGCTCATCAAGCGAACTGACTCATTTCCAACATGGAAAGAAGGCAAATAACTCAAAGCAAATCCAGCCTCGAAAGAGGCAGTCTACTTTTGAGAGCCAGGGTCACAGGGTGGTATCCCCTAGCAGTTCAGAAGAGGGAAGTAGAAATTCTAGTCTGTTGCTACAAAAGGGTAAGAAATCTTTAAGTCTTGCTGCCAAGACTCCCAGGAGAAGCTCTGATGAAGGCTGTTGCCACAGGACTGGAAAGTCAGGAGAGGACTCTGAAAAGAGGCCTGATCTGAGCATCCCCAAGGCCCCTGAGAAATCAGCAGGGGTCTCCTCCAGGAGAGACACTCGGGGAAGCAAAACTGACTTCCCACTTTCTGTTACTAGTTCATCAGATGTTAGTGCTAAGGATAAGCATGCTGAAGATAATCAGAAGCGTTTGGCAGCCTTAGAAGCAAGGCAGAAAGCAAAAGAAGTACAAAAGAAGCTGGTTCATAACGCTCTGGCAAACTTG GATGGTCATCCGGAAGACAAGCCAACGCACATCATCTTTGGTTCCAACAGTGAAAGCGAAGCAGAGGAGACATCCACTCAGGAGCACAGCCATGCAGGAGAGGAAGCAGTGAAA GAGTCCATGGGAAGAGCATCTGGGAAGCTGTTTGACAGCAGTGATGATGAGGAATCTGTTTCTGAAGATGACAGTAACAGGTTCAGAATTAAACCTCAGTTTGAGGGCAAAGCTGGACAGAAG CTCATGGATTTGCAGTCTCACTTTGGCACTGATGACAGATTTCGCATGGACTCTCGATTTCTGGAAAGTGACAGTGAAGAGGAACAGGAAG